One Bacilli bacterium genomic window, ACATGTCCGAGCATTTCAAAATTTTCGGCACGTTGATCGTTCCGGCCGTCGCTTTCGGCGCATTGTTCCTGGCGCCGTTTCTGGACAGAGGCCCGCATCGCCAATGGTTTAAGCGCCCGTTGGCCTCGACCTTTATGCTCGTTTCGATTGCCGCGGTCGTTTATTTGACGCAGGCCGCATGGGCGCACTATCAGGAAGAACTGAAAGCAAACGGTCAGATTCCGGAGCATATCCAACGCGAAATCGATTTGAAGGCAGGCAAGCCGATGCCCAAACCGGGACAAAAGGTCGAATTGCCGGCAATTGTAGACCCGAACAACAAAGCCGCTGATATTTACAAAAAAGCGACTTGCGTTTCTTGCCATGGTACGGATTTGAAAGGCAGCCCGCCGGCTGTTCCGGCGCTTTTGGGCGTAGGGGACAGTTTGAGCAAGGATGAGATCATCAAAATCATGAAGGACGGCAGAGGACAAATGCCGCCGGGCATGTGGGATGCAAGCAAAGCCCAGGGCGGATTGACCGACGACGATATGAATGCGTTGGCGGATTGGTTGTCCAAGCAAAAGAAAGCCGAATAAACACGAACCTTTTTGCAACCCGGTCTGTCGAGAGGCCGGGTTGTATT contains:
- a CDS encoding c-type cytochrome; the encoded protein is MHSHHGNEKVVYVGDSRIVKNRMPNIPPDYTEYPGKTEPLVPNFLLKEWMIGATVMIGFMVLIMTEPAPLGYPADPTNTAFIPMPDWYFLFLYQLLKYPYMSEHFKIFGTLIVPAVAFGALFLAPFLDRGPHRQWFKRPLASTFMLVSIAAVVYLTQAAWAHYQEELKANGQIPEHIQREIDLKAGKPMPKPGQKVELPAIVDPNNKAADIYKKATCVSCHGTDLKGSPPAVPALLGVGDSLSKDEIIKIMKDGRGQMPPGMWDASKAQGGLTDDDMNALADWLSKQKKAE